One region of Mesomycoplasma ovipneumoniae genomic DNA includes:
- a CDS encoding IS256 family transposase — protein MKKQKKTLSPFELEAEKLVDKYADYKKLKKEDFHNEISHMFKTFTEALLRAELSQHLGYEKSNRSKKGVHRPNKRNGFSGKTVNYDSNNFHLKIPRDRNGTFENKLLGKYETNLGDIEEQVFSLFASGMSYENITNTIKSIYKKEISNAWISSVTDKLLPEIEKWKSRKIQNSYPILYIDGMFFNVKENGIFVKKSLHLILAIDWDGNKKALGFWIKNTESASNWLDVFNELKTRGLEDVLIISCDNLSGITQAIEAVFPQADVQKCVVHQIRNSLLKVTNKDKKEFVLDMKKIYQAANQEFAMQNLDKFAEKWGQKYPSIIKSWYTNFVELTTFFKYPFELRQAIYTTNLIESMNRLIRKNTKTKGGIQSVNYLSKITYLTLQNASIKWQKVRNWFMIKKQLEIIFPNRL, from the coding sequence ATGAAAAAACAGAAAAAAACATTATCCCCATTTGAGTTAGAAGCTGAAAAACTTGTTGACAAATACGCTGATTATAAAAAATTAAAAAAAGAAGATTTTCACAACGAAATTTCGCATATGTTTAAAACTTTTACTGAGGCGCTCTTAAGGGCGGAATTAAGCCAACATTTAGGCTATGAAAAAAGTAACCGAAGCAAAAAAGGAGTGCATAGACCGAATAAGCGAAACGGATTTTCGGGCAAAACTGTGAATTATGATAGTAATAATTTTCATCTAAAAATACCAAGAGATCGAAATGGCACTTTTGAGAACAAATTACTTGGTAAATACGAAACAAATTTAGGCGATATTGAAGAGCAAGTGTTTTCACTTTTTGCATCAGGAATGTCATATGAAAATATTACTAATACAATAAAAAGTATCTATAAAAAAGAAATAAGTAATGCCTGAATTTCTTCAGTTACTGACAAATTATTGCCTGAAATTGAAAAGTGAAAATCGCGAAAAATTCAGAATTCCTATCCAATTTTGTACATTGATGGCATGTTTTTTAATGTTAAAGAAAACGGTATTTTTGTCAAAAAATCACTTCATCTTATTCTTGCAATTGATTGGGACGGAAATAAAAAAGCACTGGGGTTTTGGATTAAAAATACCGAATCAGCAAGTAATTGACTTGATGTTTTTAACGAACTAAAAACTCGCGGGCTGGAAGATGTTCTAATAATTTCTTGCGATAATCTAAGTGGAATTACTCAAGCAATTGAAGCGGTTTTCCCGCAAGCAGATGTTCAAAAATGTGTTGTTCACCAAATTAGAAACTCGCTTTTAAAAGTTACTAACAAAGACAAAAAAGAGTTTGTCCTTGATATGAAAAAGATTTATCAAGCGGCTAATCAAGAATTTGCAATGCAAAATCTTGATAAATTTGCAGAAAAATGAGGCCAAAAATATCCTTCAATTATCAAGTCTTGATATACAAATTTCGTTGAACTAACGACATTTTTTAAATATCCATTTGAATTGAGGCAAGCAATTTATACGACAAATTTAATTGAATCAATGAATAGATTAATTAGGAAAAATACAAAAACAAAAGGCGGAATTCAAAGTGTAAATTACCTTTCAAAAATAACTTATTTAACTCTCCAAAACGCATCTATAAAATGACAAAAGGTAAGAAATTGATTCATGATTAAAAAACAATTAGAAATTATTTTCCCTAATCGGTTATAA